The proteins below come from a single Anderseniella sp. Alg231-50 genomic window:
- a CDS encoding DeoR family transcriptional regulator has translation MENTASGQGKKFDRQQLLLSVIRQNPGILIRDLAKQLAVSRETIRRDFDELCDAGVLERRYGGANAIGPGNALSFDLRQQQHVPERRRIARATVDMVEAGQVIMLAPGTTALIFAETLAAADKPLTVITNGLREAHTLSEAESIRVIMAPGDVDGREGFVWGHDTTTFLSGYSADLAVFFADALNVNGVFESDPRTAAVVRSMIAHSNANMLLMDHNRFDKQALQLICPIDRIGTLVSDEGPAGALADALATRTRVTGSAMPR, from the coding sequence ATGGAAAACACAGCTTCCGGCCAGGGCAAGAAATTTGATCGCCAGCAACTACTGTTGAGCGTGATCAGGCAAAACCCCGGCATATTGATCAGGGATCTGGCAAAGCAGCTCGCCGTATCGCGTGAGACCATTCGCCGGGACTTTGACGAATTGTGTGACGCCGGCGTTCTGGAACGACGCTATGGCGGCGCCAATGCAATCGGTCCGGGCAATGCATTAAGCTTTGACTTGCGTCAGCAGCAGCATGTTCCTGAACGGCGACGGATTGCGCGCGCGACCGTGGACATGGTTGAAGCCGGGCAAGTGATCATGCTGGCCCCCGGCACGACAGCCCTGATCTTTGCCGAAACCCTGGCCGCCGCTGATAAACCGCTTACGGTTATAACCAATGGTCTGCGCGAGGCTCACACCCTGAGCGAAGCAGAAAGTATCCGGGTCATCATGGCTCCGGGCGACGTGGATGGCCGCGAAGGGTTTGTGTGGGGGCACGACACGACGACCTTCCTCAGCGGCTACTCTGCTGACCTGGCCGTATTCTTTGCCGACGCCCTGAATGTGAACGGTGTTTTTGAATCGGACCCGCGCACAGCCGCAGTTGTGCGGTCAATGATCGCTCACAGCAACGCCAACATGCTGTTGATGGACCACAACCGTTTTGACAAACAGGCACTCCAGCTCATCTGCCCGATTGACCGCATTGGCACACTGGTCAGCGATGAGGGCCCGGCGGGTGCGCTCGCGGACGCGCTTGCCACAAGGACAAGAGTGACCGGGTCGGCAATGCCGCGATAG
- a CDS encoding GFA family protein: MSHKYAGGCDHVHTHSDKDPIDNHTCHCSVCKSVTGQDTTHVVFFKHGDLSVDESNSLNRQPFNAQNPDGPLELCTCATCGTPIMLDDKESRIRAIVPNLMGYQPDSLPATYHAFYDPATGVPKPDDGRPVYEGLRPEFVWPTPG; encoded by the coding sequence ATGTCTCATAAGTATGCTGGAGGGTGCGATCATGTACACACCCACTCGGACAAAGATCCGATCGACAACCACACCTGTCATTGTTCGGTCTGCAAAAGTGTCACCGGTCAGGACACGACACACGTGGTATTTTTCAAGCATGGCGACCTGAGCGTTGATGAATCCAACAGCCTGAATCGCCAACCGTTTAATGCACAAAACCCTGACGGTCCGCTGGAGCTGTGCACGTGTGCGACCTGCGGCACACCGATCATGCTGGACGACAAGGAAAGCCGCATACGGGCGATCGTGCCAAATCTCATGGGGTATCAGCCGGACAGTCTGCCGGCGACCTATCATGCCTTCTATGACCCGGCCACCGGTGTTCCGAAACCGGATGATGGCCGTCCCGTATACGAAGGTCTGCGCCCGGAATTTGTCTGGCCGACACCAGGCTGA
- a CDS encoding pentapeptide repeat-containing protein, with translation MKHLVLIFVLLLGWPVPGLAQSPLQHVDLTSPDMTQAEMTREDVMAALAKASPDQPADFTSRKLSGLDLSGLDFKRAVLRSARLNKTDLSNANLAGAVLDQAWMLEANLSNANLKDANLFQAQLLKATLDGADLSGALIASDLTGASVKNAKFIGANLSADMRNQSMGLMRGVLVSANLEGADFSNANLSRTKFEFASMKGVNLEGANLMRAELGGADLTGARVKGANFTDADVASAKLKDLVDVAESNLEEAASNLNQAFRK, from the coding sequence ATGAAACACCTTGTACTGATTTTCGTTTTACTTTTGGGCTGGCCCGTCCCGGGACTGGCCCAGAGCCCATTGCAGCATGTGGACCTGACCTCGCCGGACATGACGCAGGCCGAGATGACCCGCGAAGACGTCATGGCGGCGCTGGCTAAAGCAAGCCCTGACCAGCCTGCCGACTTCACCAGCCGCAAGCTTTCGGGACTTGATTTGTCCGGGCTTGATTTCAAGCGGGCGGTCCTGCGTTCAGCGCGGCTCAACAAGACCGACCTGAGCAACGCAAACCTGGCCGGAGCGGTTCTGGACCAGGCCTGGATGCTGGAAGCCAACCTGAGCAATGCGAACCTCAAGGACGCCAACCTGTTCCAGGCGCAACTGTTGAAGGCGACGCTTGATGGTGCGGACCTGTCGGGTGCTCTGATTGCCAGTGACCTGACCGGGGCCAGTGTGAAGAACGCGAAATTTATCGGCGCAAACCTGAGTGCTGACATGCGCAATCAGTCCATGGGGCTGATGCGCGGGGTGCTGGTATCCGCCAATCTTGAAGGCGCCGACTTCAGCAATGCCAACCTGTCCAGAACCAAGTTTGAGTTTGCGTCGATGAAGGGCGTCAATCTGGAAGGCGCCAATCTGATGCGCGCCGAACTGGGCGGGGCAGATCTCACCGGCGCCCGCGTCAAGGGTGCGAACTTCACCGATGCCGATGTGGCGTCGGCGAAGCTCAAAGACCTTGTCGATGTCGCAGAGAGCAACCTGGAAGAAGCGGCCAGCAACCTCAACCAGGCCTTTCGCAAATAG
- a CDS encoding SEL1-like repeat protein produces the protein MKQATKAAKNAISMPAGSRRAALVAVAAAIVVALIWQIAKPETDIATDLRNGDYAVAFERLQEKAAAGDPWSQNQLGNLYYLGLGTPVDLKKASEWYLRSALADWPDAQINVSLMYRYGRGLPHEPARGFAWLRHARSNGKEIAEPYLAWIAGSLEQTPSQMQVAKRKYGTLESLRPEGFK, from the coding sequence ATGAAGCAGGCCACCAAGGCTGCAAAAAACGCCATCAGCATGCCGGCCGGCTCGCGCCGGGCTGCACTGGTCGCAGTGGCGGCCGCCATTGTTGTTGCGTTGATCTGGCAAATTGCCAAACCGGAAACCGATATCGCGACAGACCTGCGCAACGGTGACTATGCAGTTGCCTTTGAACGCCTGCAGGAAAAGGCCGCAGCCGGTGACCCCTGGTCACAGAACCAGTTGGGCAATCTTTACTACCTGGGACTGGGAACCCCTGTTGACCTTAAAAAGGCCAGCGAATGGTACTTGCGGTCTGCTTTGGCCGACTGGCCGGACGCCCAGATAAATGTATCCCTGATGTACCGTTATGGCCGCGGGCTGCCGCATGAACCTGCTCGCGGTTTTGCGTGGCTGCGTCATGCCCGTTCCAACGGCAAGGAAATAGCCGAACCCTATCTGGCCTGGATCGCCGGAAGCCTGGAACAGACGCCGTCGCAAATGCAGGTGGCAAAACGTAAATACGGCACGCTTGAATCTCTCCGGCCCGAGGGCTTCAAATAG
- a CDS encoding MotA/TolQ/ExbB proton channel family protein — protein sequence MTKNNRSYIFLQIWVLLAGIAVFACYVAYDLGYFARIIEADQSRLSILIAGLFLGATFHAVWHIMRVTRQIDAAYAWLAGSQEIAGDRDNEEMSPFQTPEQFVSGYVFQVIEARKLSASEDKDGGLVFEIYADRLRAAVEIGWYLVDILIRLGLIGTIIGFILILGALSSGPSPTPENIQTLLISMSGGMGTALYTTLAGLVTAMVLGAQYMVLARGTEELIGKLVRIRDQASLS from the coding sequence ATGACGAAAAACAACCGAAGTTACATCTTCCTGCAGATCTGGGTGTTGTTGGCAGGCATCGCGGTTTTCGCCTGTTACGTGGCCTACGATCTGGGCTACTTCGCCCGGATCATCGAAGCAGACCAGAGCAGGCTATCCATCCTCATAGCCGGGCTGTTTCTGGGGGCAACCTTTCATGCCGTCTGGCACATCATGCGGGTGACCCGGCAAATTGATGCCGCCTATGCCTGGTTGGCAGGAAGCCAGGAGATCGCAGGCGATCGGGACAACGAGGAAATGTCACCGTTCCAGACACCGGAGCAGTTCGTGTCCGGTTACGTATTCCAGGTTATCGAAGCACGCAAACTGTCCGCCTCCGAAGACAAGGACGGCGGACTGGTGTTTGAGATTTATGCGGACCGGTTGCGGGCCGCGGTGGAGATTGGCTGGTACCTTGTCGATATCCTGATCCGGCTTGGACTTATCGGTACCATCATCGGTTTCATCCTGATACTCGGCGCGCTGTCGTCGGGTCCCTCACCAACGCCCGAGAACATCCAGACCCTGCTCATCTCCATGAGCGGCGGTATGGGGACCGCGCTTTACACAACCCTTGCCGGCCTGGTGACAGCAATGGTGCTGGGCGCGCAATACATGGTGCTTGCCCGTGGCACCGAAGAATTGATCGGAAAGCTGGTACGCATTCGCGATCAGGCAAGCCTATCATGA
- a CDS encoding creatininase family protein, translating to MLLVEATWKEIESHLATSRAIVMPIGSVEQHGPMGLLGTDAMCAEIIARRAGELGDFLVGPTLSLGMAQSHLAFPGTISLKPSTLMAVVQDVVASLSNSGFRHIVFLNGHGGNIATVTTAFGEIHAHRSLQQDPENLNLVLKSWFDLPGIRKLLAEIYPSGHGSHATPSEIAITQHAFPHAVKQVALDPQTAPDGGFSDAHDFRRRYPDGRKGANSSLAKPEDGARLTEAAAQALVQEMAKYAKA from the coding sequence ATGCTGCTTGTCGAAGCGACATGGAAAGAAATCGAGAGCCATCTGGCGACGTCCCGGGCAATAGTCATGCCGATCGGGTCGGTTGAACAGCACGGTCCCATGGGGCTGCTGGGGACCGATGCCATGTGCGCTGAAATCATCGCCCGGCGCGCAGGCGAACTTGGAGACTTTCTGGTCGGCCCCACATTGTCGTTGGGGATGGCTCAGTCGCACCTGGCTTTTCCCGGCACGATTTCATTGAAACCATCAACTCTCATGGCGGTCGTGCAGGACGTTGTGGCATCCCTGTCGAATTCAGGCTTCCGGCACATCGTTTTTCTGAATGGCCATGGCGGCAACATCGCCACCGTGACCACGGCTTTCGGCGAAATCCATGCACACCGTTCCCTGCAGCAGGACCCGGAGAATCTGAACCTGGTCCTGAAGAGCTGGTTTGACCTGCCCGGAATTCGCAAACTGCTGGCCGAGATTTATCCCAGTGGTCACGGCTCTCATGCCACACCATCGGAAATCGCGATCACCCAGCACGCGTTTCCTCATGCGGTGAAGCAGGTTGCGCTGGATCCGCAGACAGCGCCTGACGGCGGTTTCAGTGATGCGCATGATTTTCGCAGGCGATATCCGGACGGGCGCAAAGGGGCGAATTCCAGCCTCGCCAAGCCTGAAGACGGCGCCAGGCTGACGGAAGCTGCAGCGCAGGCGCTTGTCCAAGAAATGGCAAAATACGCCAAGGCCTGA
- a CDS encoding quinoprotein dehydrogenase-associated SoxYZ-like carrier — protein sequence MTKKPFIHLGLAVGAICAGLSLSASAALPVELTWAELKPSVFGQRLITRNDEVVKLDVPYRAKDDRQVPVGVQASLPNGVKVKSVTIIIDENPMPVSLTVRPEQKRSSLWVSASMRFNGPSPVRAVVEAENGQLFMSEAIVKTSGLGACAAPPTTTLDVAAKTLGNMRLTQIVTPLNVSSLAKPVMRTKLDISHPNLTGLQLDQITLRYILPRYVDKVAIDQGDEKLMTIEAGISLAENPSIAFDYVSNGADRMQVEAKDTDDTVFSHSLQINPGS from the coding sequence GTGACCAAGAAACCTTTCATTCACCTGGGGCTGGCAGTTGGTGCGATATGCGCCGGATTATCGTTGTCTGCCAGCGCGGCATTGCCGGTCGAACTGACCTGGGCCGAACTGAAGCCAAGTGTGTTCGGACAACGCCTGATCACCCGCAACGATGAAGTCGTGAAGCTGGACGTGCCGTACAGGGCGAAGGACGACCGCCAGGTTCCGGTTGGTGTGCAGGCATCTCTGCCCAATGGCGTGAAGGTAAAGTCGGTTACAATCATCATCGATGAAAACCCGATGCCGGTGTCCCTGACCGTGCGGCCTGAACAGAAACGCTCCAGCCTGTGGGTGTCGGCCAGTATGCGGTTTAACGGGCCGTCACCGGTTCGCGCAGTGGTGGAAGCGGAAAACGGCCAGCTGTTCATGAGCGAGGCAATAGTCAAGACGTCCGGTCTAGGCGCTTGCGCCGCACCGCCAACGACAACGCTGGATGTTGCCGCGAAAACCCTGGGCAATATGCGCCTGACACAGATCGTGACGCCCCTGAACGTGTCGAGCCTTGCGAAACCGGTCATGCGCACAAAGCTGGATATTTCCCATCCCAATCTGACCGGCCTGCAACTCGACCAGATCACCTTGCGCTATATTCTGCCACGATATGTGGACAAGGTTGCAATCGACCAGGGCGACGAGAAGCTGATGACCATCGAGGCAGGCATTTCGCTGGCGGAAAACCCGAGCATTGCCTTTGATTATGTCTCCAACGGCGCGGACAGGATGCAGGTCGAGGCCAAGGATACGGATGACACCGTGTTCAGCCACTCGTTGCAGATCAACCCCGGCAGCTAG
- the pqqE gene encoding pyrroloquinoline quinone biosynthesis protein PqqE: MTAPGPPIGMLAELTHRCPLQCPYCSNPAKLLKANTELETADWVRVFDEAADLGTLQVHLSGGEPTLRTDLEEIVSALSSRGVYSNLITAGINIKPERIGALKEAGLDHVQLSVQGATPEITEKIGNMKGAHENKLATAQAVRAAKLPLTLNAPIHRHNIHQVEDFIDLALDLDADRLEIANVQYYGWALINRTQLMPAWDDVMRQVDIVEEARERLRGILLIDFVTPDYYAEFPKPCMGGWAQDAFMVTPDGSAMPCHAAHTIPHLTFDNVKEKPLADIWQNSPAFDAYRGTDWMQEPCRSCERREADFGGCRCQALAIAGDAAATDPACSLSPLHDTMLKIAGQAQAAGETADDFTFRRIGAKQADPIAD; this comes from the coding sequence ATGACCGCTCCCGGGCCACCCATCGGCATGCTGGCGGAACTGACCCATCGCTGCCCGTTGCAATGCCCGTACTGCTCCAACCCGGCCAAGCTGCTCAAGGCCAATACCGAACTTGAGACTGCCGATTGGGTCAGGGTGTTCGATGAAGCCGCCGACCTGGGGACCCTGCAGGTACATCTGTCCGGCGGTGAACCGACCCTGCGAACCGACCTGGAAGAGATTGTCTCGGCGCTGTCATCGCGCGGGGTCTATTCAAACCTGATCACGGCAGGGATCAACATAAAGCCTGAGCGGATTGGCGCTTTAAAAGAGGCCGGGCTTGATCACGTGCAGTTGTCTGTCCAGGGCGCAACGCCGGAGATCACCGAGAAGATCGGCAACATGAAGGGCGCACACGAAAACAAGCTGGCAACGGCGCAGGCCGTGCGCGCGGCAAAGCTGCCGCTGACACTGAATGCACCGATCCACCGGCACAATATTCACCAGGTCGAGGACTTCATCGACCTTGCCCTGGACCTGGATGCAGACCGGCTGGAGATTGCCAATGTCCAGTACTACGGCTGGGCATTGATCAACCGCACACAGCTGATGCCGGCATGGGACGATGTCATGCGGCAGGTGGATATTGTTGAAGAGGCGCGCGAACGCCTGCGTGGTATTCTGCTGATCGATTTTGTGACACCGGACTATTATGCGGAGTTTCCCAAGCCCTGCATGGGTGGCTGGGCCCAGGACGCCTTCATGGTAACCCCTGACGGATCGGCCATGCCGTGTCACGCGGCACATACGATCCCGCACCTGACATTCGACAATGTGAAGGAAAAACCACTGGCGGATATCTGGCAGAATTCACCCGCGTTTGATGCCTATCGCGGGACCGACTGGATGCAGGAACCCTGCAGGTCCTGCGAGCGGCGCGAGGCGGACTTTGGCGGGTGCCGGTGCCAGGCGCTGGCAATTGCGGGAGACGCGGCAGCCACGGACCCGGCGTGTTCACTGTCACCGCTGCATGACACCATGCTGAAGATTGCCGGACAGGCACAAGCCGCCGGCGAAACGGCAGATGATTTCACGTTCCGTAGAATTGGCGCGAAGCAGGCAGACCCGATTGCCGACTAG
- the pqqD gene encoding pyrroloquinoline quinone biosynthesis peptide chaperone PqqD has translation MAAAERHRTMITSDSRPGLPSFVRLQFEPVRGAWALLSPEKVMWPDEVSHDILKKCDGKNTVAEIISLLAAEYDAPEAVVGDDVCGFLQTWADRRLVIA, from the coding sequence ATGGCCGCCGCCGAACGCCATCGTACGATGATTACCAGCGACAGCCGTCCAGGCCTGCCGTCGTTCGTGCGGCTGCAGTTTGAACCTGTACGCGGTGCATGGGCGCTGCTGTCGCCTGAGAAGGTCATGTGGCCTGATGAGGTCAGTCACGATATTCTCAAAAAATGCGACGGAAAGAACACGGTTGCCGAAATCATCTCATTGCTGGCGGCTGAATATGATGCGCCTGAAGCCGTCGTTGGAGACGATGTGTGCGGGTTCCTGCAGACCTGGGCTGACAGGAGGCTGGTAATCGCATGA
- the pqqC gene encoding pyrroloquinoline-quinone synthase PqqC — protein MITGEAVSAARLEEILRDVGDQRYHINHPFHKMMTAGTLTKGQMQAWALNRYCYQAAIPKKDAIILSRAENSEFRIEWRERIIDHDGTDDKIGGIRRWIALAAGLGLDEAMVMSEAKALPATRFAVNQYLTLVSQSSFLVAVASSLTELFSPKVISERVPAMLAKYDYITEDTLAYFKPRLHQAPRDAEVALAYVQRHADTAEKQQACVNALITKCDILWAMLDALQFAYVEPGGNIAPGAFVPEVD, from the coding sequence ATGATCACGGGAGAGGCGGTCTCGGCCGCGCGTCTTGAAGAAATTCTCCGCGATGTCGGCGACCAGCGATATCATATCAATCATCCGTTCCACAAAATGATGACTGCCGGCACGCTGACAAAGGGACAGATGCAGGCCTGGGCGCTGAACAGATATTGCTACCAGGCGGCCATCCCCAAGAAAGATGCCATCATCCTGTCTCGTGCAGAAAACTCGGAGTTTCGCATAGAATGGCGCGAGCGGATCATTGATCACGACGGCACCGACGACAAGATCGGCGGCATCCGGCGCTGGATCGCGCTGGCCGCCGGGCTGGGGCTCGACGAAGCCATGGTGATGTCCGAGGCAAAGGCACTTCCCGCAACCCGGTTTGCGGTCAACCAGTACCTGACACTGGTATCGCAGAGCAGCTTTCTTGTGGCGGTTGCCTCGTCGCTGACCGAACTGTTTTCGCCCAAAGTCATCAGCGAACGGGTGCCGGCCATGCTGGCGAAATACGATTACATCACCGAAGATACTCTGGCTTACTTCAAGCCCAGGCTGCATCAGGCACCACGTGACGCCGAAGTTGCGCTGGCTTATGTGCAGCGCCATGCGGACACCGCGGAAAAACAGCAGGCTTGTGTCAACGCACTGATCACCAAGTGTGATATCCTTTGGGCCATGCTGGATGCGCTGCAGTTCGCCTATGTCGAACCGGGCGGAAATATTGCGCCCGGCGCATTCGTCCCGGAGGTAGATTGA
- the pqqB gene encoding pyrroloquinoline quinone biosynthesis protein PqqB, with protein sequence MKLKIIGSAAGGGFPQWNCNYRLSREVRAARTGLTPRSQSSIAASADGANWVLFNASPDIREQISNTPELQPDTDGALRNSPIKAVVLTNADVDHIAGLLTLREKQAFNLYASTRILDTLANNPIFRVLDETLVNRIELPLGGTTQIEGPDGPLGIEIETYAVPGKIALFLEDNSDPVNFGSDDGDTIGVRIAEPGADAGAAVHYIPGCARVTDELRSRISGAGCLLFDGTVFTDTEMPDAGVGAKTGARMGHIAMSGDEGSLASLKDVDVARRVFVHINNTNPVLDPASPEREVVARAGWEVGHDGQEVEL encoded by the coding sequence GTGAAGTTAAAGATCATTGGGTCGGCTGCCGGTGGCGGCTTCCCGCAGTGGAACTGCAATTACAGGTTAAGCCGTGAAGTCAGGGCTGCACGGACCGGCCTGACACCGAGATCACAATCCAGCATTGCTGCCTCGGCAGACGGCGCCAACTGGGTGTTGTTCAACGCCTCTCCAGACATCCGCGAACAGATATCCAATACGCCGGAACTGCAGCCCGACACCGACGGTGCGTTGCGTAATTCCCCCATCAAGGCGGTGGTGCTGACGAATGCCGACGTCGACCATATTGCCGGGCTGCTGACGCTGCGCGAGAAGCAGGCTTTTAATCTCTACGCGTCAACCAGAATCCTCGACACGCTGGCCAACAACCCGATTTTTCGGGTTCTTGATGAAACGCTGGTCAATCGCATTGAGCTGCCGTTGGGCGGCACCACACAAATTGAAGGACCGGATGGCCCACTCGGCATCGAAATTGAAACCTATGCGGTGCCGGGAAAGATTGCCCTGTTTCTGGAAGACAACTCCGATCCGGTGAATTTCGGTTCTGATGACGGGGATACGATCGGCGTCCGCATTGCTGAGCCAGGCGCTGATGCAGGTGCGGCCGTTCATTACATTCCCGGCTGTGCCCGTGTCACCGATGAACTGCGCAGCCGCATATCCGGTGCAGGGTGCCTGTTGTTTGACGGTACGGTTTTCACCGATACGGAAATGCCGGATGCCGGTGTAGGCGCCAAGACCGGCGCGCGCATGGGCCATATCGCCATGTCCGGGGACGAGGGTTCGCTGGCTTCCCTCAAGGATGTTGATGTTGCCCGGCGTGTGTTCGTTCACATCAACAACACCAATCCTGTGCTGGACCCGGCCTCGCCGGAGCGGGAGGTGGTCGCACGTGCCGGGTGGGAAGTTGGCCATGACGGGCAGGAGGTGGAGCTGTGA
- a CDS encoding quinoprotein relay system zinc metallohydrolase 2, with product MTVSASVASTVRADTATVTVDVTEIAQGVFVHAGAHELFTPENSGDISNMGFIIGGEAVAVVDTGGSRAVGLALKAAIRARTSLPIKYVINTHMHPDHVFGNSAFTSEKPEFIGHHKLTSALAARKDQYLQANKPLLGAAFDGVEIIPPGQGIKGVEYLDLGNRKLRLEAHATAHTDNDLTVLDEQTATMFMGDLLFSGHVPVIDGSITGWLDLMDRLAAEKITRVVPGHGPAAMPWPDALAEQKRYLNGLVTQIRDYIERGVPLSRAAREIGLDEKQAWLLFDDFNARNVSAAFAELEWE from the coding sequence TTGACTGTTTCCGCATCTGTTGCCAGCACGGTGAGGGCGGATACCGCGACGGTTACTGTCGATGTTACTGAAATTGCACAAGGTGTGTTCGTGCATGCCGGTGCACATGAATTGTTCACGCCGGAAAATTCCGGTGATATCTCCAACATGGGCTTCATAATCGGCGGTGAAGCGGTCGCCGTTGTGGATACCGGCGGCAGCAGGGCAGTTGGCCTGGCGCTGAAAGCGGCCATTCGCGCCCGTACCAGCCTGCCCATCAAATACGTCATCAACACCCACATGCATCCCGATCATGTGTTCGGCAATTCCGCTTTCACCAGCGAGAAGCCGGAGTTCATCGGCCACCATAAACTCACAAGCGCACTTGCGGCCCGCAAGGACCAGTATCTTCAGGCCAACAAGCCGCTGCTTGGCGCGGCTTTTGACGGAGTGGAAATCATTCCGCCGGGGCAAGGCATAAAGGGTGTGGAGTATCTGGACCTGGGGAACCGAAAACTGCGTCTGGAGGCCCATGCCACCGCTCATACGGACAATGACCTGACCGTGCTGGACGAACAGACTGCAACCATGTTCATGGGTGACCTTCTGTTTTCCGGGCATGTTCCGGTTATCGATGGCAGCATAACGGGATGGCTGGACCTGATGGACAGGCTGGCGGCAGAGAAAATCACCCGTGTCGTGCCGGGTCACGGGCCGGCAGCAATGCCATGGCCCGATGCTCTGGCGGAGCAAAAACGATACCTGAACGGCCTCGTCACCCAGATACGCGACTATATAGAACGCGGCGTGCCGCTGTCCCGGGCAGCCCGGGAGATCGGTCTCGATGAAAAGCAGGCCTGGTTGCTTTTTGACGACTTCAACGCCAGGAACGTCTCTGCAGCGTTTGCCGAACTTGAGTGGGAATAA